In Roseiconus lacunae, a genomic segment contains:
- a CDS encoding ComF family protein has translation MNLRQTLRRYLPDRQKPGDLWDDVLGLLLPPTCRVCDRCVREGVDFCPKCDREFRSSERVMQSACRRCGRPGAGGGNHDGSSQDPPTVHPETAPTEDGISPPQSAATVAGAANLKPCVQDCQICQSQTLHFDSCIALWVYHDLVREAVVASKYGSQVALADALGRRLGHRLLTETVAFSPGFTDSPTVETPFDDSPTSAPALDSPDVITCVPSHFFRRVSRGGGGSRVIASAVYQTVRSQWKQAEFHECLATTRRIEKQAWLGEKERIENIRGAFKTTTPGWRSRKRPFLSGKHVLLIDDVMTTGATANEIAKTLKRDGVRRVTIGVVARATGH, from the coding sequence ATGAATCTTCGGCAGACCCTTCGTCGTTACCTGCCTGATCGCCAAAAACCAGGCGATTTGTGGGACGACGTGTTAGGCCTGTTGCTTCCCCCGACCTGCCGAGTCTGCGATCGCTGCGTCCGCGAAGGCGTAGATTTTTGTCCGAAATGCGACCGGGAATTCCGCTCGAGTGAACGTGTGATGCAGTCCGCTTGCCGACGCTGCGGTCGTCCCGGCGCCGGAGGAGGCAACCACGATGGTTCCAGCCAAGACCCGCCAACTGTCCATCCTGAAACGGCCCCCACCGAAGACGGCATCTCCCCCCCACAGTCCGCCGCGACGGTGGCAGGTGCGGCGAATCTCAAGCCTTGCGTGCAGGACTGCCAGATATGCCAATCACAAACGCTGCACTTTGACAGTTGCATCGCCCTTTGGGTTTACCACGACCTTGTCCGGGAAGCCGTCGTCGCATCGAAGTACGGCAGTCAGGTCGCGCTCGCTGACGCCCTGGGGCGTCGTCTCGGACATCGTTTGCTTACAGAAACCGTTGCGTTTTCCCCCGGATTCACGGATTCCCCGACGGTGGAAACGCCCTTCGATGATTCCCCTACATCAGCTCCAGCGCTTGACTCCCCCGATGTGATCACGTGTGTCCCCTCGCATTTCTTTCGTCGGGTTTCGCGTGGTGGTGGCGGAAGCCGAGTGATCGCCTCCGCGGTGTACCAGACCGTTCGTTCTCAATGGAAGCAAGCGGAATTCCACGAATGCCTTGCGACAACGCGGCGAATTGAAAAACAAGCTTGGCTCGGCGAAAAAGAGCGGATCGAAAACATTCGCGGTGCCTTCAAAACGACAACGCCTGGCTGGAGAAGCCGCAAACGTCCGTTCCTATCGGGGAAGCATGTTCTACTGATCGACGATGTGATGACCACAGGTGCGACAGCGAACGAGATCGCCAAGACCCTTAAACGCGATGGCGTCCGCCGTGTCACGATCGGTGTCGTCGCCAGAGCCACCGGGCACTGA
- a CDS encoding RNA polymerase sigma factor, whose translation MKFNTEIQFDLREMTVAELVVRAQNGDRDAFGELFDRYRPAIVAGAMSRVRNADEADELAQDVFIQAMQKIGQLRVPEAFGGWLRQIVHRMAINRVTRNRGAVACDPETLAATCADDDAPEDVAESREQAEAIRNGIDRLGSLDQETLTAFYLRGRSLIEMSNDFQAPVGTIKRRLHVARKRLAKEMDLLQAV comes from the coding sequence ATGAAATTCAATACTGAGATCCAATTTGATTTACGAGAAATGACCGTCGCAGAGCTTGTCGTTCGAGCTCAAAATGGCGACCGGGACGCGTTCGGAGAGCTGTTCGATCGATACCGACCGGCGATTGTCGCAGGTGCGATGAGCCGGGTTCGAAACGCCGATGAAGCCGACGAGTTGGCTCAGGATGTGTTCATCCAGGCGATGCAAAAGATTGGTCAATTGCGGGTCCCCGAAGCATTCGGTGGATGGTTGCGACAGATCGTGCACCGGATGGCGATCAATCGAGTGACGCGAAACCGCGGTGCGGTCGCTTGCGATCCGGAAACGTTGGCGGCGACTTGTGCCGATGATGACGCGCCAGAAGACGTTGCCGAGAGTCGCGAGCAGGCTGAAGCGATTCGCAACGGAATCGACCGCCTGGGCTCGCTCGACCAAGAAACGTTGACCGCGTTCTACTTGCGTGGGCGTTCGTTGATCGAAATGAGCAACGATTTCCAGGCTCCGGTCGGAACGATCAAGCGTCGTCTGCACGTCGCTCGAAAGCGATTGGCAAAGGAAATGGACCTACTGCAAGCCGTTTGA
- a CDS encoding UvrB/UvrC motif-containing protein, with translation MKRTMHLDDLLKDWEFDPHTLNVRMVKGSDGRDVIQMRVDMGILQLETTERPDGETVEGHSSYLLYLQEALLEKPEMVLEEEQCMEVDREFMQFYHRRICWLRLQYYNRAVMDADHTLRLMDVSERVSPDEEWTRSHEQYRPFVLFHRTQAAALGALEDDESGEEAVQAINSGLETIREFFTKHEAEEHFEEDELVVRLVELRETLRSEYEVGQTLREKLSAAVEQEQYELAAKLRDELNRRELD, from the coding sequence ATGAAACGAACAATGCATCTAGACGACTTATTGAAGGACTGGGAATTTGATCCCCATACGCTAAACGTACGGATGGTCAAAGGAAGCGACGGGCGGGATGTCATCCAGATGCGAGTGGACATGGGAATCTTGCAACTGGAAACGACCGAACGACCTGACGGCGAAACGGTCGAAGGACACTCTTCATACCTGCTGTACTTACAAGAGGCGCTGTTGGAAAAACCCGAGATGGTGCTCGAAGAAGAACAGTGCATGGAAGTCGACCGCGAATTCATGCAGTTTTACCACCGCCGAATTTGCTGGCTGCGACTGCAGTATTACAACCGCGCAGTCATGGACGCAGACCACACGTTGCGACTGATGGACGTCAGTGAACGCGTCAGCCCGGACGAAGAATGGACCCGTTCTCACGAACAGTATCGTCCCTTCGTTCTTTTCCATCGCACCCAAGCGGCCGCACTTGGAGCCCTGGAAGACGATGAATCCGGCGAAGAAGCCGTTCAGGCAATCAACAGTGGCCTAGAAACCATCCGTGAGTTCTTCACCAAACACGAAGCGGAAGAGCACTTCGAGGAGGACGAATTAGTCGTTCGACTTGTCGAACTTCGCGAAACGCTCCGAAGTGAATACGAAGTCGGCCAAACGTTGCGCGAAAAGCTGAGCGCGGCCGTCGAGCAAGAACAATACGAGCTCGCGGCAAAACTGCGCGATGAACTTAACCGACGTGAGCTGGATTGA
- a CDS encoding carbon storage regulator, producing MLVLSRKAGEKLMIGDDVVLTINRISGNRVAIGIEAPKDVRIVRGELNKAELAPAGAAPNTAPMGDARIAVASRAEA from the coding sequence ATGTTGGTTTTGAGTCGCAAAGCAGGTGAGAAGTTGATGATTGGTGACGATGTTGTCCTGACCATCAATCGTATCTCTGGCAACCGAGTGGCGATCGGCATTGAAGCGCCCAAGGATGTGCGGATTGTACGAGGCGAGCTAAATAAGGCGGAACTGGCACCTGCCGGTGCCGCCCCAAATACCGCTCCCATGGGTGATGCCCGGATCGCAGTCGCGAGCCGAGCGGAGGCCTAA
- a CDS encoding ThuA domain-containing protein, with product MKHFRLAPLAFALIALVSLDASAQDLNATKATASQSNEAIRVLLITSGCCHDYDFQTKKLQLAFEKHGVPVQWTVVNEGGNGTEAQIDFYKDASWAKNFDVCIHNECFANTTDPAYIRSITQPHYDGLNAVVIHCAMHTYRGAEIDNWRQLLGVTSRRHDHRSAYSVKVTKKDHPIMETFPDGHTIEDDELYIIEKVWPHTTVLATSKSEKTGKDHPVIWTNQYGKARVFGTTYGHSNSTFDDPQFMDLVVRGTTWAAAKR from the coding sequence ATGAAACACTTCAGACTCGCCCCGCTCGCTTTCGCGCTGATCGCACTCGTATCGCTCGACGCATCGGCCCAGGATTTAAACGCCACCAAAGCAACTGCGAGTCAATCAAATGAAGCCATTCGCGTGCTATTGATCACCAGCGGCTGCTGCCATGACTACGACTTTCAAACGAAGAAATTGCAGTTGGCCTTCGAGAAACACGGTGTCCCGGTTCAATGGACCGTCGTCAACGAAGGCGGCAACGGTACCGAAGCACAAATTGATTTTTATAAAGACGCCTCGTGGGCGAAGAATTTCGACGTTTGCATTCACAACGAATGCTTTGCCAATACCACCGACCCTGCATACATCCGCAGCATCACGCAACCACACTATGACGGGCTAAATGCCGTCGTGATTCACTGCGCGATGCACACCTATCGCGGCGCAGAAATCGACAATTGGCGGCAACTGCTCGGTGTCACTAGCCGGCGACACGACCACCGCAGCGCGTACAGCGTCAAGGTGACAAAAAAAGACCATCCGATCATGGAAACATTTCCGGACGGACACACGATCGAGGACGACGAACTCTACATCATCGAAAAGGTCTGGCCGCACACAACGGTATTGGCAACCAGCAAAAGCGAGAAGACGGGAAAAGACCATCCCGTGATTTGGACGAACCAGTACGGGAAGGCGCGAGTCTTCGGCACGACGTACGGGCATTCGAATTCGACGTTTGATGACCCACAATTCATGGACCTAGTCGTCAGAGGCACCACATGGGCCGCCGCCAAGCGTTAG
- a CDS encoding YeiH family protein encodes MSDADTPTDPSKPITAASQDGAATATEDGRVKPDASRPSLRSDMATSEDWWAIWVGFTILAIAFFAVLLTAPTGFDAEGAEKLTSPLKPYLAKPGKWISSPLTAFESTWPGILGAFITIGVLFTVAMKLRRKDAMGFAFAFPAIFVLATIAYVLASQSTVKAYNLEYALWALLVGLIISNTIETPAWLRPAILTEFFIKTGLVLLGAGVLMSRLMALGLPGIGVAWVVTPIVLVSTYLFGQKVLKIPSRSLNMVISADMSVCGVSAAIATAASCRAKKEELSLAIGLSLSFTVVMMVVLPILIELMNLPMAVGAAWLGGTIDATGAVAAAGAVLGDEALEIASTVKMIQNILIGVTAFLVATYWVTYVEKDESSQRVGVGEIWYRFPKFVLGFIIASIVFSLIHGQVAGGDLLTDAMIKGSTKTLRGWFFCLAFVCIGLETNFRQLLPYFKGGKPMVLYVCGQSLNLVLTLLMSYLMFGILFAEN; translated from the coding sequence ATGTCTGACGCTGACACTCCCACCGACCCTTCCAAGCCAATCACTGCTGCCTCGCAGGACGGAGCTGCTACTGCCACAGAAGACGGTCGAGTGAAACCTGACGCGAGCCGCCCGTCACTGCGAAGCGACATGGCGACGAGCGAGGATTGGTGGGCGATCTGGGTCGGCTTTACGATTCTTGCCATCGCATTTTTCGCCGTGTTGCTAACAGCGCCCACCGGCTTCGATGCCGAGGGAGCAGAAAAATTAACCAGCCCCCTGAAGCCTTATTTGGCTAAACCTGGCAAATGGATTTCGTCCCCTCTGACCGCTTTTGAATCCACCTGGCCGGGCATCTTAGGAGCGTTCATCACCATCGGCGTGCTATTCACGGTCGCGATGAAATTGCGACGCAAGGACGCGATGGGGTTCGCTTTCGCGTTCCCTGCGATATTTGTGTTAGCCACGATTGCGTATGTCTTGGCCAGCCAAAGCACCGTGAAAGCGTACAACCTCGAATACGCACTTTGGGCTCTCTTGGTCGGCTTGATTATCAGTAATACGATCGAAACGCCGGCTTGGTTGCGACCGGCGATTCTGACGGAGTTTTTTATCAAGACCGGATTGGTCCTACTCGGTGCCGGGGTTTTAATGAGTCGGCTGATGGCGCTCGGCTTGCCTGGGATCGGAGTCGCTTGGGTGGTGACGCCGATCGTCTTGGTGAGCACTTATCTCTTCGGACAGAAAGTGTTGAAGATCCCTTCCCGGTCGTTGAACATGGTGATTAGCGCGGACATGTCGGTGTGTGGTGTGTCGGCCGCAATTGCGACGGCGGCCTCGTGCCGGGCCAAGAAAGAAGAGTTGTCACTGGCGATCGGGCTGTCGTTATCGTTCACGGTGGTGATGATGGTGGTGTTGCCGATATTGATCGAGCTGATGAACCTGCCCATGGCCGTCGGGGCCGCTTGGCTAGGTGGGACGATTGATGCCACAGGCGCCGTCGCGGCGGCCGGAGCAGTCCTAGGCGACGAGGCACTTGAAATCGCCTCGACAGTCAAGATGATTCAAAACATTCTGATTGGCGTGACCGCTTTCTTGGTCGCGACGTACTGGGTGACTTACGTGGAAAAGGACGAATCATCGCAGCGGGTCGGCGTGGGTGAAATCTGGTATCGATTCCCCAAGTTTGTCCTGGGATTTATCATCGCATCGATCGTGTTTTCGTTGATCCATGGCCAAGTCGCCGGAGGTGACTTGCTGACCGATGCGATGATCAAAGGGTCCACAAAAACACTTCGCGGTTGGTTTTTCTGTCTGGCGTTCGTCTGCATCGGCTTAGAAACCAATTTTCGCCAACTGTTGCCGTACTTCAAAGGCGGCAAACCAATGGTCCTTTACGTTTGTGGTCAGTCATTGAACCTAGTCTTGACCTTGTTGATGAGTTACTTGATGTTCGGCATCCTATTCGCGGAAAACTGA
- a CDS encoding arylsulfatase: MNVVSVYRLCFTVVLLCSWSALGNAKENERPNIIYVMTDDLGYGDLGCYGQKVIRTPNLDRMASEGMRFTDHYAGHTVCRPSRLVLWTGKHVGNTGLMGNRPRSLSGTETTIAKLLQNAGYVCGGVGKWALGHVENPSEIDNPGHPNRNGFDYWHGYMNQSQAHNYYPLHLWENDRQVLLPGNELLDHPQARGRVSSKRETYSHDVMTDAAMQFIRRNHRDPFLLHIHWTVPHANNEGGRVLKDGMEIPSYGGYANRDWPNPEKGFAAMVTRLDADMGRLFKLLKELAIDDNTIVFFTSDNGPHREGNHDHEFFDSNGPLKGYKRSMHDGGIRVPMIVRWPGKVQPGVTTDLPSAFWDYLPTACELAGVAAPDGIDGLSYLPTLLSQQDQPKHRYLYWASQEGETTIGVRKGHWKLVRYRKDRDGRADWRLYDLRNDVGEENDVSEEHPETVRELIDLLKNDDLPLIANRN, translated from the coding sequence ATGAATGTTGTCAGCGTTTATCGCTTGTGTTTCACGGTGGTCCTGCTGTGCTCTTGGTCCGCGCTCGGAAATGCCAAGGAGAACGAGCGGCCCAACATTATCTACGTCATGACCGATGATCTTGGATACGGCGATCTTGGTTGCTACGGCCAAAAGGTCATTCGTACGCCCAACCTTGACCGCATGGCATCTGAAGGCATGCGATTCACCGACCACTACGCCGGCCACACAGTCTGCCGTCCATCGCGTCTTGTGCTTTGGACCGGAAAACACGTCGGCAACACCGGATTGATGGGCAATCGACCGCGGTCGCTTTCGGGAACCGAGACGACGATCGCCAAACTGCTTCAAAACGCGGGCTATGTGTGTGGCGGAGTCGGTAAATGGGCGCTCGGTCACGTCGAAAATCCGAGTGAGATCGACAACCCCGGGCATCCCAATCGCAATGGGTTCGATTATTGGCACGGCTACATGAACCAAAGCCAAGCCCACAATTACTATCCGTTGCACCTGTGGGAAAATGATCGCCAGGTGCTCCTTCCGGGCAACGAGTTGCTCGATCATCCGCAAGCCCGAGGGCGCGTGTCATCGAAGCGAGAAACGTATTCACATGATGTGATGACCGATGCCGCAATGCAGTTTATTCGCCGCAACCATCGCGATCCGTTCTTATTACATATTCACTGGACAGTCCCGCATGCCAACAACGAAGGCGGTCGCGTGTTGAAAGACGGCATGGAAATTCCTAGCTACGGTGGCTACGCGAATCGTGATTGGCCAAACCCGGAAAAAGGGTTTGCCGCGATGGTCACCCGCCTGGATGCCGACATGGGGCGTCTATTTAAGTTGCTCAAAGAATTGGCGATCGATGACAATACAATCGTTTTCTTTACTTCCGATAACGGCCCTCACCGCGAAGGAAACCATGATCACGAATTTTTTGATTCCAATGGCCCACTAAAAGGCTACAAACGCTCGATGCACGATGGCGGCATCCGGGTTCCGATGATCGTCCGCTGGCCTGGCAAAGTACAACCGGGCGTGACAACCGACTTACCATCGGCGTTCTGGGATTACCTGCCAACCGCCTGTGAACTCGCCGGCGTCGCTGCTCCCGATGGCATTGATGGACTCTCATACTTGCCAACACTGTTGTCTCAACAAGACCAACCAAAGCACCGGTACCTTTATTGGGCGAGCCAGGAGGGAGAGACAACCATCGGCGTGCGAAAGGGACACTGGAAACTGGTCCGTTACCGCAAAGATCGTGATGGCCGCGCGGACTGGCGACTCTATGACCTACGCAACGATGTCGGCGAAGAAAACGACGTGTCCGAGGAACACCCGGAGACCGTTCGTGAACTGATCGATTTGCTCAAGAACGACGATTTACCGTTAATCGCCAATCGCAACTAA
- a CDS encoding (2Fe-2S)-binding protein, with translation MTDDDQQICLCFRVSRRKLEKFIRTTQPKAASQLSECYGAGTGCGWCRPFLKRLWQAQEPSNESLPSPEQYAQQRASYRQRRQAERQR, from the coding sequence ATGACCGACGACGACCAACAGATTTGTTTGTGTTTTCGAGTGTCGCGCCGAAAACTTGAAAAGTTCATCCGGACGACCCAACCGAAGGCGGCATCGCAACTGTCAGAGTGTTACGGGGCAGGCACCGGTTGTGGTTGGTGTCGACCGTTTCTCAAACGCCTATGGCAGGCGCAGGAACCGTCCAACGAGTCACTACCTTCGCCGGAACAGTACGCCCAACAGCGAGCGTCCTATCGCCAGCGCCGTCAGGCAGAACGTCAACGGTAG
- a CDS encoding M20/M25/M40 family metallo-hydrolase, with the protein MNSPEIVDRQEALDRFTLLTAIPGRSGEERDVAEAIIDQLVSAGLDPECCQFDGADERTELKGDCGNLVVKLPGGGPGPHVLLSAHMDTVPICLGSKPVIEGDSVTSSAATGLGADDRSGCAAILTAAIERICQEDSSLPPATLLFTVQEEIGLKGAQALDASLIGKVDLAFNFDGGSVNKITTGAIGGERIDITLKGLPAHAGVAPETGISAIVIAAKAIAVLEQEGWLGRVKQPDGEGTANVGIFHGGDATNVITPEVKLRAEARSHDSAFRTKIVETMKQAFQWAAAETRNDAGNSGICEFKSRVDYDSFALPEDDPSILELESMLKAMGREPYRMLAGGGLDANWLNHHGVPAVTVGCGQQNIHTDKETLDVNDYIAACQIATQLLCGKSK; encoded by the coding sequence ATGAATTCGCCAGAAATCGTCGATCGACAGGAAGCTTTGGACCGTTTCACGCTTTTGACCGCGATCCCAGGACGTAGCGGCGAGGAACGCGATGTTGCCGAGGCGATCATCGACCAGCTTGTCAGTGCCGGCCTGGATCCGGAATGCTGCCAGTTTGATGGGGCAGACGAACGGACCGAATTAAAGGGCGATTGCGGCAACCTGGTGGTCAAGCTCCCCGGCGGCGGTCCTGGCCCCCACGTGCTGTTATCCGCCCACATGGACACTGTCCCGATCTGCCTGGGAAGCAAACCGGTAATCGAAGGTGACTCCGTCACCAGTTCGGCCGCGACGGGACTAGGCGCCGATGACCGCAGCGGATGCGCGGCGATTCTGACGGCCGCGATCGAGCGAATCTGTCAAGAAGATAGCTCGCTACCCCCGGCGACGTTGCTCTTTACCGTTCAAGAGGAAATCGGACTCAAAGGTGCCCAAGCCTTAGATGCGTCGCTGATCGGAAAGGTAGACCTCGCATTTAATTTTGACGGCGGGTCGGTCAATAAGATCACCACCGGGGCGATCGGCGGCGAACGGATCGACATCACCCTCAAAGGCTTACCAGCCCACGCCGGGGTTGCGCCGGAGACTGGCATCAGTGCGATCGTGATCGCAGCCAAAGCGATCGCGGTGTTGGAGCAAGAAGGCTGGTTGGGACGCGTCAAACAACCCGATGGAGAAGGCACCGCAAACGTCGGCATCTTTCACGGCGGCGATGCGACCAATGTCATCACCCCCGAGGTCAAACTCCGCGCCGAGGCCCGTAGCCATGATTCCGCTTTTCGAACGAAGATCGTCGAAACGATGAAACAGGCTTTTCAGTGGGCCGCCGCAGAAACCCGCAATGACGCCGGCAACTCGGGAATTTGCGAATTCAAATCACGCGTTGACTATGACTCATTCGCACTCCCCGAAGATGATCCGTCGATCCTAGAACTGGAATCGATGCTCAAGGCGATGGGACGCGAACCCTATCGGATGCTGGCCGGCGGTGGGCTGGATGCGAACTGGTTGAATCATCACGGGGTCCCCGCCGTCACGGTCGGTTGCGGACAACAGAATATCCACACCGACAAAGAAACGCTCGACGTCAACGATTACATCGCTGCTTGTCAAATCGCCACACAACTCTTGTGCGGAAAATCGAAATGA
- the rlmN gene encoding 23S rRNA (adenine(2503)-C(2))-methyltransferase RlmN yields the protein MNLPVLQSDSRLPDAAASDDRQHLLDLSLEQLQGWLAEKKQPKFRAKQIFHWLYQKRARSFDEMSDLPKKLRHQLEESFVVFQASEAAVQSSRDGTDKLLVRLPDGGEVECVLLRDGHRRSICVSSQVGCAMGCVFCASGLDGVDRNLTRGEIVEQMLRLQARLDDGERLSHIVMMGMGEPLANLDRVLGALETARSADGLGISPRRITISTVGLPPAIDRLANSGVPYNLAVSLHAPNEELRSQLVPVNKKIGIDAVLEAADRYFDANGRRLTFEYVLLGGVNDDIDHARQLARRLRNRNVMLNVIPYNAVEGLPYETPSKQSISQFRETLESAGVNVMFRQRKGDEIDAACGQLRRNRGGKQ from the coding sequence TTGAACCTTCCCGTCCTCCAATCCGATTCTCGACTCCCCGATGCCGCGGCTAGCGATGATCGACAGCACTTGCTCGATCTGTCGCTTGAGCAATTGCAGGGTTGGCTAGCGGAAAAGAAGCAACCTAAGTTCCGGGCCAAACAGATTTTTCATTGGCTGTACCAAAAGCGGGCGCGTTCGTTCGATGAAATGAGCGACCTGCCCAAGAAACTGCGGCATCAGCTCGAAGAGTCGTTCGTGGTCTTCCAGGCTTCCGAAGCGGCGGTGCAATCCAGTCGCGACGGCACGGACAAGCTTCTCGTTCGACTGCCCGACGGAGGAGAAGTCGAATGCGTTTTATTGCGTGACGGACACCGACGCAGTATTTGCGTGAGCAGCCAGGTCGGCTGTGCGATGGGGTGCGTCTTTTGTGCCAGCGGGCTCGACGGCGTTGACCGAAATCTCACTCGCGGTGAAATCGTCGAACAGATGTTGCGTTTGCAAGCCAGGCTTGATGACGGTGAGCGTCTCAGCCATATCGTGATGATGGGAATGGGGGAACCGTTGGCCAATTTGGATCGTGTGCTCGGTGCCCTCGAAACAGCACGTTCGGCCGATGGCTTAGGGATCAGCCCACGGCGGATCACGATCAGCACGGTCGGCTTGCCGCCGGCGATCGATCGGCTGGCCAACAGTGGTGTTCCTTACAATTTAGCCGTCAGTCTGCACGCACCGAACGAAGAACTGCGTAGCCAACTTGTTCCCGTCAACAAAAAGATCGGTATCGACGCGGTCCTCGAAGCAGCCGATCGTTACTTCGATGCCAACGGACGACGACTGACATTCGAATATGTCTTGCTGGGAGGCGTTAACGATGACATCGATCATGCGCGGCAGTTGGCCCGACGCCTTCGCAACCGAAATGTGATGTTGAACGTCATCCCCTATAACGCCGTCGAAGGTTTGCCCTACGAGACGCCCAGCAAACAGTCGATCTCGCAGTTCCGAGAAACGCTGGAGTCGGCGGGGGTCAATGTCATGTTCCGGCAACGCAAAGGCGATGAAATCGACGCCGCCTGCGGTCAACTACGTCGCAATCGTGGCGGTAAACAGTGA
- a CDS encoding Hcp family type VI secretion system effector has translation MMAAYIKFDGVDGECRDKDHKSWSDLLSFGQAVHQPGGSSTGASRRRGDVIMEDITCTKELDKASPKIAESVCKGKVYPKVEIDLTASYTDAGRVTYYKYTLKNVLVTSYNISGAGQSESVPVEDFSLNFEEIKVTYTENDSKGKKKGNVEYSWKVEEGES, from the coding sequence ATGATGGCTGCTTACATCAAATTTGACGGTGTCGATGGCGAATGTCGTGACAAAGACCACAAGAGCTGGAGCGACTTGCTGTCGTTCGGCCAGGCGGTTCATCAGCCCGGTGGAAGCTCGACCGGTGCTTCGCGTCGCCGCGGTGATGTGATCATGGAAGACATCACTTGCACGAAAGAACTCGACAAGGCCAGCCCAAAAATTGCCGAGTCGGTCTGCAAAGGTAAAGTCTATCCCAAGGTCGAAATCGACTTGACCGCGTCCTACACCGACGCCGGCCGCGTGACTTACTACAAGTACACGCTCAAGAATGTGCTGGTGACCAGTTACAACATCAGCGGCGCGGGGCAAAGCGAGTCGGTACCGGTGGAAGATTTCTCGCTGAACTTCGAAGAGATCAAAGTCACCTACACCGAGAATGATTCGAAGGGCAAGAAGAAGGGCAACGTCGAATACAGCTGGAAGGTCGAAGAAGGCGAAAGCTGA